A stretch of DNA from Leisingera daeponensis DSM 23529:
GCGATCGGGGCGGATTTTCCGCGGGCGGTGACTCTGAAACCCCGATCAAATGACTCCGAACCCCCGAGGAAACGATTCCGAACCCCCGTTGCCGGACCATGTGGATAACCTTAGGGTGGGCGTAATCAAAACCACGATAAAACGAGTCGCCGGACCGGGGCATAAGATCCCGGCGGGCGGCAGAGCAGACGGCGGACAGGCAGATGGCAGCAGAGCTGACGGCGGGAGCGATTCCGCCAGAAGGGCAGGGGGATTTCTTCCTCTGCGATATCTTCGGGGCGATCCCCAAGAACGATCTGGCGTCGATGGAGCATCCGCTGTTCAGCTTGGGCACACGGCCGGACCGGCGCATCCTGAGCTACCAGCACAACGGCGCCGAGATCACCGTGACCCCCTCGGTCAAGGGGCTGGCGACGATCCACGACAAGGACATCCTGATCTTCTGCATCAGCCAGCTGATGGCGGCGCTGAATGCGGGCCGCCAGGTCAGCCGCACCCTGCACCTGAAGGCGCATGACCTGCTGGTCGCCTGCAACCGCGAAACCTCCGGCGATGCCTACCGGCGCCTGCGCGAGGCCTTCGAGCGGCTGGCGGGCACCCGCATCACCACCAATATCGTGACCGGCGGCCAGGAGGTCACCACCGGCTTCGGCCTGATCGAGAAATGGGAAATCGTCCGCAAGGCCCGCGGCGGCAAGATGGTCAGCGTCGCGGTGACGCTGTCGGACTGGCTGTACCGGGCGGTCTTGTCGAAATCGGTGCTGACGCTTTCCCGCGATTACTTCCGGCTGCGCAAACCGCTGGAGCGGCGGATCTATGAGCTCGCGCGCAAGCATTGCGGGCGGCAGAACAGCTGGCAGGTCTCGGTCGAAACCTTGCTGAAGAAATCCGGCTCGGCCAGCCCGCGGCGGGTGTTCCGCAAGATGATCCGCGACATGATCGACGCGCAGCCCTTGCCCGATTACGCGCTGGAGGAGCTGGAGGGCGATGTGATCCGGTTTTCCCAGAAGGCCGCCGTCACCGAAGC
This window harbors:
- a CDS encoding replication initiator protein A, whose translation is MAAELTAGAIPPEGQGDFFLCDIFGAIPKNDLASMEHPLFSLGTRPDRRILSYQHNGAEITVTPSVKGLATIHDKDILIFCISQLMAALNAGRQVSRTLHLKAHDLLVACNRETSGDAYRRLREAFERLAGTRITTNIVTGGQEVTTGFGLIEKWEIVRKARGGKMVSVAVTLSDWLYRAVLSKSVLTLSRDYFRLRKPLERRIYELARKHCGRQNSWQVSVETLLKKSGSASPRRVFRKMIRDMIDAQPLPDYALEELEGDVIRFSQKAAVTEAVLNAPSLKPATLEEARALIPGADAYALEAEWRAMWVRTGSPRLRMPDAAFLGWVRKRAAE